A window of Campylobacter ureolyticus contains these coding sequences:
- a CDS encoding type II toxin-antitoxin system death-on-curing family toxin: MNYLDIKQVISLHDDIMDEIDGLKGYNKTQANYLEASLEHITNNEYYLTFYDKLAHLIYSIIKFHPFYNGNKAVAIYTGMAFMLINKSDIANNDFLIHNFYAKMENATTKIAKNEITKDDLTQILIEILKGTGFEKF, translated from the coding sequence ATGAATTATTTAGACATAAAACAGGTTATAAGTTTGCATGATGATATAATGGATGAAATCGATGGTTTAAAAGGCTATAACAAAACTCAGGCAAACTATCTTGAAGCTTCACTTGAGCACATAACAAACAATGAGTATTATTTAACATTTTATGATAAATTGGCTCATTTAATTTATTCTATTATAAAATTCCATCCATTTTATAATGGCAATAAAGCAGTTGCAATTTATACTGGAATGGCCTTTATGCTTATTAATAAAAGCGATATCGCAAATAATGATTTTTTAATACATAATTTTTATGCAAAAATGGAAAATGCTACCACAAAAATAGCCAAAAATGAGATAACAAAAGATGATTTAACTCAAATTTTAATTGAAATTTTAAAAGGTACAGGTTTTGAAAAATTTTGA
- the mfd gene encoding transcription-repair coupling factor: protein MQSEVYGYFLNNHKDILICEDDKEAFKCSQATKFAGYESFILPDFRAVKGDDLRSFYGELIGISKELNSFYKSKANKKVIITPIKTILNPLPAKSHLKSIFINFGDKIEQNEFKDEISRLGYEVVDIVQMQGEISFRGEIIDIFPINSDEPFRILLDIDEVESIRKFDLITQISDKFELESLEISPFVANLNKDEFDKMSQKIKSLQNSALIDDMNSLGFWAIDGFINYLENFSFISIKDFKEREFGSLNIPKNLEVLPKAKVYKDLDITFSNELLEFHKEKHIKILASSQAIFESFDLKNSDNVELIKSDLILNLISKDEIIISLNKKASKKRTRKASIVIDELKIGDFVVHENHGIGKFAGLEKITVMGATKEFVSILYQNDDKLLLPVENLNLIDRYIADSGAAILDKLGKGSFAKIKERVRVKLFEIASKIIALAAKRELIKGKVISLNNPLILQEYSEFTSKAGFVYTKDQQNAVDNIIKDFQSGKVMDRLISGDVGFGKTEVAMNASFLTIKNGFQVLFFVPTTLLSSQHYQTIKERFSVFNIDVYRCDRFTSTASKNALKKALSDGKPLICIGTHALLNLKASNLGLIIIDEEHKFGVKQKEKLKELSNNSHLLSMSATPIPRSLNMALSSIKSYSTLLTPPDDRLDVRTIVKEFDEKIIKEAILRELRRGGQIFYVHNHIASINKVKNELLEILPNLKILVLHSKIEQKTTENEIEKFINKEYDLMLCTSIVESGIHMPNANTMIVNNANKFGIADLHQLRGRVGRSSIQGYCYFLIEDKNALSKDSLKRLVALESNSFLGSGSVLAYHDLEIRGGGNLVGEAQSGHIEAIGYSLYLRMLEDEINALLNKKSNTLINVDIKLSINAFLNSEFIKEDRLRLDLYKRLSKAQDESEIYDIKAEVEDRFGKIDEFSKQFFWLMIIKILAIKNGFKQISNYEMNITLTKLDDSKVVIKSNSKDDDDILEAILIYLRKLDKIK, encoded by the coding sequence ATGCAAAGTGAAGTTTATGGGTATTTTTTAAACAACCACAAAGATATTTTGATATGTGAAGATGACAAAGAAGCATTCAAATGTTCTCAGGCTACTAAATTTGCAGGATATGAAAGCTTTATTTTACCTGATTTTAGGGCTGTAAAAGGTGATGATTTAAGATCTTTTTATGGAGAGCTTATTGGCATAAGCAAAGAGCTTAATAGCTTTTATAAAAGCAAAGCAAATAAAAAAGTTATAATAACGCCTATTAAAACAATTTTAAATCCCCTTCCTGCAAAATCTCATTTAAAATCAATTTTTATAAATTTTGGTGACAAAATAGAACAAAATGAATTTAAAGATGAAATTTCAAGACTTGGATATGAGGTTGTAGATATCGTACAAATGCAAGGAGAGATTAGTTTTAGAGGTGAAATTATAGATATTTTTCCTATAAATAGTGATGAACCTTTTAGAATTTTACTTGATATTGATGAAGTCGAAAGTATTAGAAAGTTTGATCTAATTACTCAAATAAGTGATAAATTTGAACTTGAAAGCTTAGAAATTTCGCCATTTGTTGCGAATTTAAATAAAGATGAGTTTGATAAGATGAGTCAAAAGATTAAATCTTTGCAAAACAGTGCTTTGATTGATGATATGAACTCTTTGGGATTTTGGGCGATTGATGGCTTTATAAATTATTTAGAAAATTTCAGTTTTATTAGTATAAAAGACTTTAAAGAAAGAGAATTTGGGAGTTTAAATATACCTAAAAATTTAGAAGTTTTACCAAAAGCTAAAGTTTATAAAGACCTAGATATTACTTTTTCAAATGAACTTTTGGAATTTCATAAAGAAAAACATATTAAAATACTAGCTTCAAGCCAGGCTATATTTGAGAGTTTTGACCTTAAAAATAGTGATAATGTAGAACTTATAAAAAGTGATTTAATCCTAAATTTAATAAGCAAAGATGAGATAATAATTTCTTTAAATAAAAAAGCATCTAAAAAAAGAACAAGAAAAGCAAGTATTGTAATTGATGAGCTTAAAATTGGCGATTTTGTCGTACATGAAAACCATGGAATAGGCAAATTTGCAGGACTTGAAAAAATCACTGTTATGGGAGCTACAAAAGAGTTCGTTTCTATCTTATATCAAAATGATGATAAGCTTTTGCTTCCTGTTGAAAATTTAAATTTAATTGATCGCTATATTGCAGATTCTGGTGCTGCTATTTTAGATAAGCTTGGAAAAGGAAGTTTTGCAAAAATTAAAGAGCGTGTTAGAGTTAAACTTTTTGAAATAGCTTCTAAAATCATAGCTTTAGCTGCAAAAAGAGAACTTATAAAAGGAAAAGTCATCTCTTTAAACAACCCTTTAATTTTGCAAGAGTATTCAGAATTTACAAGTAAAGCTGGTTTTGTTTATACAAAAGATCAACAAAATGCAGTAGATAATATTATAAAAGATTTTCAAAGTGGTAAAGTCATGGATAGGTTGATAAGCGGAGATGTTGGTTTTGGAAAAACTGAAGTTGCAATGAATGCTTCATTTTTAACTATTAAAAATGGCTTTCAAGTTCTATTTTTTGTACCAACTACACTTCTTTCATCGCAGCACTATCAAACCATAAAAGAGAGATTTAGTGTATTTAATATAGATGTTTATAGGTGTGATAGATTTACAAGTACTGCTAGCAAAAATGCTTTGAAAAAGGCTTTAAGTGATGGAAAGCCTTTGATTTGCATAGGAACACACGCACTTTTAAATTTAAAAGCTTCAAATTTAGGACTTATAATCATAGATGAAGAGCATAAATTTGGAGTAAAGCAAAAAGAAAAATTAAAAGAACTTTCTAATAATTCCCACCTTTTAAGCATGAGTGCAACTCCAATTCCAAGAAGTTTAAATATGGCATTAAGTTCCATTAAGAGCTATAGCACCTTACTAACTCCACCAGATGATAGATTAGATGTTAGAACTATTGTTAAAGAATTTGATGAGAAAATTATAAAAGAGGCGATTTTAAGAGAGCTTAGAAGAGGTGGGCAAATTTTTTATGTTCATAATCATATCGCTTCAATTAATAAGGTAAAAAATGAGCTTTTAGAAATCTTGCCAAATTTAAAAATTTTAGTTTTGCACTCAAAAATTGAGCAAAAAACAACAGAAAATGAAATAGAAAAATTTATAAATAAAGAGTATGATTTAATGCTTTGTACAAGCATCGTAGAAAGTGGCATCCACATGCCAAATGCAAATACAATGATAGTAAATAATGCAAATAAATTTGGCATAGCAGATCTTCACCAGCTTAGAGGGCGTGTTGGAAGAAGCAGCATACAAGGGTATTGTTACTTTTTAATAGAAGATAAAAATGCCTTAAGTAAAGACTCGTTAAAACGCCTTGTTGCGCTTGAAAGCAATTCATTTTTAGGAAGTGGTTCGGTTTTAGCTTATCATGATTTAGAAATCAGAGGTGGGGGAAATTTAGTCGGAGAGGCTCAAAGTGGGCATATTGAGGCTATTGGATATAGTTTATATTTAAGAATGCTTGAAGATGAGATAAATGCACTTTTAAATAAAAAATCAAACACACTTATAAATGTTGATATAAAGCTTAGCATAAATGCTTTTTTAAACTCAGAGTTTATAAAAGAAGATAGATTAAGACTTGATTTATATAAAAGATTAAGCAAAGCTCAAGATGAGAGTGAAATTTATGATATAAAAGCTGAAGTTGAGGATAGATTTGGTAAAATAGATGAGTTTTCTAAACAGTTTTTTTGGCTTATGATAATAAAAATTTTAGCTATAAAAAACGGTTTTAAACAAATTTCAAACTATGAGATGAATATAACTTTAACAAAACTTGATGATTCAAAAGTTGTTATAAAATCAAATAGTAAAGATGATGATGACATCTTAGAGGCAATTTTAATATATTTGCGAAAACTTGATAAAATTAAATAA
- the gltS gene encoding sodium/glutamate symporter, whose translation MEFTQISDGVFKANFAFLEIIKKIAGSDIFYRVNLDFYATLISVCAVLYLGAIITRRVQFLDKYSIPIPVTGGLIIAVVLFLTQILFNVKIGFQESIKDPLMLMFFTSVGLGADIASLKKGGKLLVLFGISVCLFLFVQNIIGVSVMSMMGENPLLGLLAGSITLSGGHGTGAAWGDVFSNAPYNFIAAKEVAMASATYGLIAGGLLGGPIAQNIIRKYNLKSNEVEVEHDTSDEVFAEPQVERLITAGSFVQSLGLFALAMFIGTTISALTKGSLITLPTFVWCLFSGIIIRNTLSYANIHQVFDREIGVIGNVSLGLFLAMAIMTLNLVELTKLAIPLIVLLAIQTVVIAIYVRYVTFGICGRDYDAACLVAGHCGFGMGATPTAVANLQAVTYNFGPSRIAFIVVPIMGGFFVDIANALTIKLFLFLPMFA comes from the coding sequence ATGGAATTTACTCAAATTTCAGATGGTGTTTTTAAAGCAAATTTTGCTTTTTTAGAAATTATTAAAAAAATAGCTGGTAGTGATATTTTTTATCGCGTAAATTTAGACTTTTATGCTACCTTGATATCGGTTTGTGCAGTGCTTTATCTAGGAGCTATCATTACTAGAAGAGTTCAATTTTTAGATAAATATAGTATTCCTATTCCAGTAACTGGTGGTCTTATCATAGCTGTAGTTTTGTTTTTAACTCAAATTTTATTTAATGTTAAAATTGGCTTTCAAGAAAGCATTAAAGACCCACTTATGCTTATGTTTTTTACCTCTGTTGGTCTTGGTGCTGATATTGCAAGTCTAAAAAAAGGTGGAAAACTTTTAGTTTTATTTGGAATTTCGGTTTGCCTGTTTTTATTCGTTCAAAATATCATTGGCGTAAGTGTCATGTCAATGATGGGAGAAAATCCTTTACTAGGACTTCTTGCTGGATCCATTACTCTAAGTGGTGGGCATGGAACCGGTGCTGCTTGGGGAGATGTATTTAGCAATGCTCCATATAATTTTATAGCTGCAAAAGAAGTTGCTATGGCAAGTGCTACTTATGGACTTATCGCAGGTGGTCTTTTGGGCGGACCAATAGCACAAAACATTATAAGAAAGTATAATCTTAAATCAAATGAAGTTGAGGTTGAGCATGATACTAGTGATGAAGTCTTTGCAGAACCACAAGTAGAAAGACTTATAACCGCTGGATCATTTGTCCAAAGTCTTGGGCTTTTTGCTCTTGCTATGTTTATAGGAACTACAATTTCTGCTCTTACAAAAGGCTCTCTTATAACTTTACCTACTTTTGTTTGGTGCTTATTTTCTGGAATTATTATAAGAAATACGCTAAGTTATGCAAATATTCATCAAGTTTTTGATAGAGAAATAGGCGTTATAGGAAATGTTAGTTTAGGCTTATTCCTAGCAATGGCAATAATGACTTTAAATTTAGTTGAGCTTACAAAACTTGCTATTCCTTTAATTGTTTTACTTGCCATTCAAACTGTTGTTATAGCAATTTATGTTAGATATGTAACATTTGGAATTTGTGGAAGAGATTATGATGCTGCTTGTTTAGTTGCTGGACATTGTGGTTTTGGTATGGGTGCAACACCAACAGCAGTAGCAAATCTTCAAGCAGTAACCTATAACTTTGGGCCATCAAGAATTGCATTTATTGTAGTTCCTATAATGGGAGGATTTTTTGTAGATATTGCAAATGCCTTAACTATTAAGTTATTTTTATTCTTACCGATGTTTGCTTAA
- a CDS encoding 3-methyladenine DNA glycosylase: MSSNELFELLYNEINLKNHFWWPNYGTFEVVVGAVLTQNTKWQNVESSLSNLKNKGVLSIEGILSLDDETLANLIKPSGFNNVKTKRLKNLLSAINLEFGDFENFKDSVDKEWLISQKGIGAESCSAILCYGCERDEMVVDNYTIKILNFLNYEFESYLEAQEWLCGVDFDMLSKKYDFKSLNELYCAYHGLFVEFGKEHIKGYKFSQHAKNLLTKLM; this comes from the coding sequence ATGAGTAGTAATGAGTTGTTTGAACTTTTATATAATGAAATAAATTTGAAAAATCACTTTTGGTGGCCTAATTATGGTACTTTTGAAGTAGTAGTTGGAGCAGTTTTAACCCAAAATACAAAGTGGCAAAATGTTGAAAGCTCACTTTCAAACTTAAAAAATAAGGGCGTTTTAAGTATAGAAGGAATTTTAAGCTTAGATGATGAAACTTTGGCAAATTTGATAAAGCCAAGTGGCTTTAATAATGTAAAAACCAAAAGACTTAAAAATTTATTAAGTGCTATTAATTTAGAATTTGGTGACTTTGAAAATTTTAAAGATAGTGTTGATAAAGAGTGGTTAATTTCTCAAAAAGGCATTGGGGCTGAGAGTTGTAGCGCGATTTTATGCTACGGGTGTGAGCGTGATGAGATGGTTGTTGATAACTATACGATAAAAATACTTAATTTTTTAAACTATGAGTTTGAAAGCTATCTTGAAGCTCAAGAATGGCTTTGTGGGGTGGATTTTGATATGCTTAGTAAAAAGTATGATTTTAAAAGTTTAAATGAGTTATATTGTGCATATCACGGGCTTTTTGTCGAGTTTGGAAAAGAGCATATTAAAGGGTATAAATTTTCACAACACGCTAAAAATTTACTTACAAAGCTTATGTAA
- a CDS encoding ATP-binding protein, with the protein MEWETTKAAIFRKSKNALKKVSDIDFIDIDLLVGLDRQKDEIIKNTKNFLDDKGANHALLWGDMGCGKSSLCKAVFTMFFNQNLRVIEISKHDLESLIDILDEIREINEYKFIIYIDDLSFEDGDFSYKFLKPVLEGSIELPPKNVLIYATSNRRHLVNEKMSNEIHEKEAVNERLSLAQRFGLQISFYEGGFSEYLDIVDSYFKGFKGDTSKLHLKAKQFAMLRASRSGRVAKQFYLAFKDEFKNDKK; encoded by the coding sequence ATAGAGTGGGAAACAACCAAAGCTGCTATTTTTAGAAAGAGCAAAAACGCTTTAAAAAAAGTTAGTGATATAGATTTTATAGATATTGATTTACTTGTTGGACTTGATAGACAAAAAGATGAAATTATAAAAAATACTAAAAATTTTTTAGACGATAAAGGTGCGAATCACGCGCTTTTATGGGGAGATATGGGTTGTGGAAAAAGTAGTCTTTGCAAGGCTGTTTTTACTATGTTTTTTAATCAAAACTTAAGAGTAATTGAAATTTCAAAGCATGATTTAGAAAGTTTGATAGATATTTTAGATGAAATTAGAGAAATTAATGAGTATAAGTTTATAATATACATTGATGATTTGAGTTTTGAAGATGGTGATTTTAGCTATAAGTTTTTAAAACCTGTATTAGAAGGAAGTATTGAGCTTCCACCAAAAAATGTCTTAATCTATGCCACTTCAAATCGAAGACACTTAGTAAATGAAAAGATGAGTAATGAAATTCACGAAAAAGAAGCTGTTAATGAAAGGCTTTCATTAGCTCAAAGATTTGGACTTCAAATAAGCTTTTACGAGGGTGGATTTAGCGAGTATTTAGATATAGTCGATAGTTATTTTAAGGGCTTTAAAGGCGATACTAGCAAACTTCATTTAAAAGCCAAGCAATTTGCAATGCTTAGAGCAAGTAGAAGTGGCAGAGTTGCAAAACAGTTTTATTTAGCTTTTAAAGATGAGTTTAAAAATGATAAAAAGTGA